The proteins below are encoded in one region of Penaeus monodon isolate SGIC_2016 chromosome 32, NSTDA_Pmon_1, whole genome shotgun sequence:
- the LOC119593730 gene encoding protein krueppel-like, whose amino-acid sequence MSQRINKATLPRTTKIQAGHPLQVPLGVETDRSRGSHIMGAPLSSVGIPGNEESHADTGDSQTSSFKIHRCPICPYSTPNGNHMQYHMRSHTGEKPFSCPFCSYRAAQKTHLKTHMRTHTGEKPYACSLCDFRAAQTGNLKKHMAKHHC is encoded by the coding sequence ATGTCTCAAAGGATAAATAAGGCTACTTTACCTAGAACTACTAAGATACAAGCTGGGCATCCTCTACAGGTTCCGTTGGGTGTGGAGACTGACCGCTCTCGAGGGAGTCACATCATGGGAGCTCCCCTGAGCAGTGTGGGCATCCCTGGCAATGAAGAGAGTCACGCAGATACAGGAGATAGCCAGACCTCCTCTTTCAAGATTCATCGTTGCCCAATTTGTCCGTACTCGACTCCGAACGGGAACCATATGCAGTATCACATGCGGTCACATACCGGAGAAAAGCCGTTTTCCTGCCCGTTTTGTTCCTACAGAGCTGCACAGAAAACGCATTTGAAGACCCATATGCGAACACACACGGGAGAAAAACCTTATGCTTGCAGTCTGTGTGATTTCCGTGCAGCTCAAACGGGTAACTTGAAAAAACATATGGCAAAGCATCATTGTTAG
- the LOC119593734 gene encoding protein krueppel-like has product MSRTGAPGMAPIIKDTNTYKCPHCPHSTRKLTAMKHHIRSHTGEKPYGCPYCPFRSAQKTNLKTHIRLHTGEKPFACDQCTFRAVQKIHVINHLKKHHMVSSDINLKSKVLKSTHNVKS; this is encoded by the coding sequence ATGTCCAGGACAGGAGCTCCAGGAATGGCACCTATCATCAAGGACACCAACACCTACAAGTGTCCCCACTGTCCACACTCTACTCGTAAACTTACGGCAATGAAACATCACATCAGATCACACACTGGCGAGAAACCTTATGGCTGTCCATACTGTCCATTTAGATCTGCTCAGAAAACCAATCTCAAGACACATATTCGATTGCACACTGGTGAAAAACCTTTTGCGTGTGATCAGTGTACTTTTCGAGCTGTTCAAAAAATTCATGTGATAAATCATTTGAAAAAGCATCATATGGTATCTAGTGACATAAATTTGAAGAGTAAAGTTCTGAAATCCACCCATAATGTAAAGAGCTAA